Proteins encoded by one window of Methanocalculus alkaliphilus:
- a CDS encoding AraC family transcriptional regulator, whose translation MNLSAPDVLDIDPKEVVYVSFVGNYIGNASVFEKLFGTLCGWAGDKHMFGPETRLLSAYYDDPDTTPPEELRVDVCMTIPPGIEIPLDGEIQRQTLPGGKYAVMRAELTGPEEYSPAWYAIAGWINENNLELDLSRPGYEIYLNSPDEDPEKLHRVEICLALK comes from the coding sequence ATGAATCTTTCAGCACCAGATGTACTGGATATCGATCCAAAAGAGGTCGTCTATGTCTCATTTGTCGGAAATTATATCGGAAATGCGAGCGTTTTTGAAAAACTGTTTGGCACGCTCTGCGGATGGGCAGGCGACAAGCATATGTTCGGGCCGGAGACCCGGCTTCTCTCCGCCTATTACGACGACCCCGATACGACCCCTCCGGAAGAGCTGAGGGTCGATGTCTGTATGACGATCCCCCCCGGAATTGAGATCCCTCTGGACGGGGAGATACAGAGGCAGACACTTCCCGGAGGAAAATATGCCGTGATGCGGGCCGAACTCACCGGACCCGAGGAGTACAGCCCCGCATGGTATGCAATCGCCGGATGGATCAACGAGAATAACCTTGAACTCGATCTCTCACGGCCGGGATATGAGATCTATCTCAACTCTCCGGATGAGGACCCGGAGAAGCTCCACCGTGTTGAGATCTGCCTGGCCCTCAAATAA
- a CDS encoding heavy metal translocating P-type ATPase, which yields MGHCCCRIDYNGPWYLFPPLRNALLAGVLVLIHGILLYVSVIDGWMGLPLFGIAILLGGYHWAREGVEELVQHRRIGIEFLMIAATSGAIALGLFDEAAILVVLYGIAEGIEGYTFAKTHSSIRELLKLAPKEARVIQSGNEVTIPAEELLPGDHFVVRPGEMIPTDGIILSGISEVDEAAVTGESLSVRRSPGDPVFAATGNHTGMLIVEVTAPYKENSISKMIHQVQEAQERKGRTQRFIERFGERYTPLVFIAAVLLVIVPGTLGYGWDEYLYRAIVLLIAAAPCALVISTPVAVAAGIGTAGRRGILIKGGIHLENLGTVRAVAFDKTGTLTTGTPGITDVISFARSEEETLRYAASVEHCSTHPLASAIRKEAEDRGFARYEITDGCVTNGTGVHAMIRGEQISVGRPDLFPVTSHQISVIDTLRNEGKTVVLVGTEHEIYGAIALRDQIRPVASAVFEELRRMDVAVIMLTGDTKETADAVASSLGITEVRSGLLPEEKIAEIRRLKERYGGVMMVGDGINDAPALAEATVGIAMGAIGSDVAIEAADVALMADDLGRIPDAIQYGKKSRSIIGQNIIFSCIVLGLMIPAAALGIMGVAVAVILHEVSELLAVANGLRMAELRG from the coding sequence ATGGGACATTGCTGTTGTCGTATCGACTATAACGGACCCTGGTATCTGTTTCCTCCGTTGAGGAATGCCCTTCTGGCAGGGGTGCTGGTGCTGATACATGGTATTCTCCTTTATGTATCAGTCATAGACGGGTGGATGGGGCTCCCGCTCTTTGGGATCGCCATCCTTCTTGGCGGCTATCACTGGGCACGAGAGGGAGTCGAGGAGCTGGTTCAACACCGGAGGATCGGTATCGAATTCCTGATGATTGCGGCCACCTCAGGTGCAATAGCACTTGGTCTCTTTGACGAAGCGGCGATTCTGGTCGTTCTCTATGGAATTGCAGAGGGTATTGAGGGATATACCTTCGCCAAAACCCACTCATCAATCCGGGAGCTTCTCAAGCTTGCTCCAAAAGAGGCACGGGTGATTCAAAGTGGAAATGAAGTCACCATACCGGCTGAAGAACTCCTCCCCGGGGATCATTTTGTTGTCCGCCCCGGTGAGATGATCCCAACCGATGGCATCATCCTGTCAGGGATCTCCGAGGTTGATGAGGCGGCGGTTACCGGAGAATCCCTGTCTGTTCGACGCTCTCCCGGTGATCCGGTCTTTGCTGCGACCGGGAACCATACAGGGATGCTGATCGTGGAGGTGACGGCACCATACAAAGAAAACTCAATCTCAAAAATGATTCACCAGGTTCAGGAGGCACAGGAGAGGAAGGGCAGGACACAACGCTTCATCGAGCGGTTTGGTGAACGCTATACTCCGCTTGTCTTCATTGCAGCTGTTCTTCTCGTCATCGTTCCAGGAACACTCGGGTACGGATGGGATGAGTACCTGTATCGTGCCATCGTTCTTCTTATCGCGGCGGCCCCCTGTGCCCTCGTCATCTCAACACCAGTAGCCGTTGCTGCCGGTATCGGTACTGCAGGGCGCCGGGGCATCCTCATCAAGGGAGGAATCCATCTTGAGAATCTCGGAACGGTCCGTGCGGTCGCTTTTGATAAAACAGGCACACTCACAACCGGCACTCCCGGAATAACCGATGTCATCTCCTTTGCGAGGAGTGAGGAGGAGACACTTCGGTATGCCGCATCCGTTGAGCACTGCTCAACACACCCGCTTGCATCAGCAATACGGAAAGAAGCAGAGGATCGTGGCTTCGCTCGTTATGAGATCACTGACGGCTGTGTCACAAACGGGACCGGTGTTCATGCAATGATTCGCGGAGAGCAGATCTCTGTCGGCCGTCCGGATCTCTTTCCCGTGACCTCCCATCAGATCTCTGTGATTGACACACTCAGAAATGAAGGGAAGACGGTTGTTCTTGTTGGCACGGAGCATGAGATCTATGGCGCAATCGCCCTCCGTGACCAGATCCGTCCGGTGGCATCAGCCGTCTTTGAAGAACTCAGGAGGATGGATGTTGCTGTTATCATGCTCACCGGCGATACGAAAGAGACGGCAGATGCAGTTGCCTCCTCTCTGGGTATTACCGAGGTGCGATCCGGGCTTCTGCCTGAGGAGAAGATCGCAGAAATTCGCCGCCTGAAAGAGAGATATGGCGGTGTGATGATGGTCGGTGACGGGATCAATGACGCTCCAGCGCTCGCTGAAGCGACCGTCGGGATCGCGATGGGAGCGATTGGAAGTGATGTGGCGATTGAGGCGGCGGATGTTGCCCTGATGGCTGATGATCTTGGCAGAATTCCAGACGCCATCCAATATGGAAAGAAGTCCCGGTCGATCATCGGGCAGAATATCATCTTCTCCTGTATTGTCCTTGGCCTGATGATACCGGCAGCAGCACTGGGAATTATGGGGGTCGCGGTGGCGGTTATCCTGCATGAAGTTTCTGAGCTGCTTGCTGTTGCAAACGGGCTTCGGATGGCAGAATTAAGGGGCTGA